A genomic segment from Comamonas terrigena NBRC 13299 encodes:
- a CDS encoding flagellar basal body-associated FliL family protein, which produces MLLALVAILGVGVAAGGWWWGQRAPVAVAAQTSPQLDVRQASYVSLDKIVVMLKTDQSLRTANTYMSLDLVLRTDKLHEKAAKAELPMLKGVAVRTLSQVAMEQAKAMSIDEWTELLTADLVAAYASHPDLRPFDKVMVSRLIIE; this is translated from the coding sequence ATGCTGTTGGCGTTGGTGGCGATCCTGGGAGTGGGTGTCGCTGCCGGGGGATGGTGGTGGGGGCAGCGTGCGCCGGTGGCGGTGGCTGCGCAGACCTCGCCGCAACTGGATGTGCGCCAGGCCAGCTATGTGTCGCTGGACAAGATCGTGGTCATGCTCAAGACCGACCAGAGCCTGCGCACGGCCAACACCTATATGTCGCTGGATCTGGTGCTGCGCACGGACAAGCTGCACGAGAAGGCCGCGAAGGCCGAGCTGCCCATGCTCAAGGGGGTGGCGGTGCGCACGCTGTCCCAGGTGGCGATGGAGCAGGCCAAGGCCATGAGCATCGACGAATGGACCGAGCTGCTGACGGCGGACCTGGTGGCGGCCTATGCCAGCCACCCGGATCTGCGGCCGTTCGACAAGGTCATGGTGTCGCGGCTGATCATCGAATAA
- a CDS encoding flagellar hook-length control protein FliK — MNSMPVSTALASAPAGATQGPAVAQATEPAAAGTAAPQQAFAPGAADYARVLEQTTLPQGLWAEPGGHAKASTVQALLAKTEQAWADETDSALDANALPLLPSLAPAWQPEMLKPRHAQGAPMPHPAEADAALATAAMAVQMPAVPAETAVLQRVQAPAETVVATPAAVHAAVSPEAAAVLPAALQLAPTPGGLSLELPAKAAVPTTAAAARTEQPVLQALAQRIQLQQSQGVEVATVRLDPPQLGTLEVRIQHDPSGVQVTLQASHAEVGRQLAGLAEGLRHELQARTQGEVSVVVAQGRPSSQTAGQGGQSRDNPAPWAQAEEEAIGQALQAWQSAAQAAG, encoded by the coding sequence ATGAATTCAATGCCGGTCAGCACCGCGCTGGCCTCGGCGCCTGCCGGAGCCACACAGGGGCCTGCCGTGGCCCAGGCCACCGAGCCTGCGGCAGCAGGCACTGCCGCACCCCAACAAGCCTTCGCCCCCGGCGCGGCCGACTACGCGCGGGTGCTGGAACAGACAACGCTGCCACAGGGCCTGTGGGCGGAACCGGGTGGGCATGCCAAGGCTTCCACCGTGCAGGCCTTGCTGGCCAAGACCGAGCAGGCCTGGGCCGACGAAACCGACAGCGCGCTGGATGCCAACGCCCTGCCGCTGCTGCCGAGTCTGGCACCGGCCTGGCAGCCGGAGATGCTGAAGCCACGGCATGCACAGGGGGCACCGATGCCCCATCCCGCAGAGGCGGATGCCGCCCTGGCCACGGCGGCCATGGCGGTGCAGATGCCGGCCGTGCCGGCAGAGACGGCTGTGCTGCAGCGCGTGCAAGCCCCGGCGGAGACGGTGGTGGCCACGCCCGCCGCCGTGCATGCCGCGGTGTCGCCTGAAGCCGCGGCGGTGCTGCCGGCGGCACTGCAGCTGGCACCGACCCCGGGTGGACTGTCGCTCGAGCTGCCCGCCAAGGCCGCGGTACCGACCACGGCTGCAGCGGCGCGTACGGAGCAACCAGTGCTGCAGGCACTGGCTCAGCGCATTCAGCTGCAGCAGTCGCAGGGTGTGGAGGTGGCGACGGTGCGCCTGGATCCGCCACAGCTGGGCACCCTGGAAGTCCGCATCCAGCATGATCCGTCCGGGGTGCAGGTGACGCTCCAGGCCTCGCATGCGGAAGTGGGGCGCCAGCTGGCCGGCCTGGCAGAAGGTTTGCGCCATGAACTGCAGGCCCGCACGCAGGGCGAAGTCTCGGTGGTGGTGGCACAGGGCCGACCGTCCAGCCAGACGGCGGGACAAGGCGGGCAGTCGCGCGACAACCCTGCGCCCTGGGCACAGGCTGAGGAAGAAGCAATCGGTCAGGCTCTGCAGGCCTGGCAGTCCGCGGCGCAGGCGGCGGGCTGA
- the fliS gene encoding flagellar export chaperone FliS: MNDNLWNDGYGGYRSANMVAQTAQASPVELVLMLVDGLLEEMARLRMHIAHGRFEEKAHSIAKCADILTGLGSALEVEAGNEVVENLSRLYDFCAQRLNQAGFDMDADKVGEVQDIVQTLRAGWQGMADARL; the protein is encoded by the coding sequence ATGAACGACAACCTTTGGAATGATGGATACGGGGGCTACCGCTCCGCCAACATGGTGGCCCAGACCGCACAGGCATCGCCTGTGGAGCTGGTGCTGATGCTGGTGGACGGCCTGCTGGAAGAGATGGCGCGCCTGCGCATGCACATCGCCCATGGCCGGTTCGAGGAGAAAGCCCATTCCATCGCCAAATGCGCCGACATCCTGACCGGGCTGGGCAGCGCACTGGAGGTCGAGGCGGGCAACGAGGTGGTGGAAAACCTGTCCCGCCTCTATGACTTCTGTGCCCAGCGCCTGAACCAGGCGGGCTTTGACATGGATGCCGACAAGGTGGGCGAAGTGCAGGACATCGTCCAGACGCTGCGTGCCGGATGGCAGGGGATGGCGGATGCCCGCCTTTGA